A window of the Janthinobacterium agaricidamnosum NBRC 102515 = DSM 9628 genome harbors these coding sequences:
- the phaC gene encoding class I poly(R)-hydroxyalkanoic acid synthase yields the protein MNMPDPQVMANAWIAQMSNPEQWKTWFNMAPQAPSNPIAAVLQDTGASIKPEVIDRLKDDYLAKLGILWAQFMAGQIPPLNDRRFAAPAWRDSPLSAFNAASYLLNAEFLNALANAVDATAHQKQKIRFAVQQIVDAMSPANFLATNPEAQQKVIESKGESLTKGLSNMLADMQKGRISQSDETAFEVGRNVATTPGTVVFENALFQLIQYTPATPKVHQRPLLMVPPCINKFYILDLQPENSLVRYAVEQGNTVFLMSWRNPDQSMQHTTWDDYIEQGVIQAIQVAQDISGQDKLNMFGFCVGGTLIATALAVLKARGENPASSLTLLTTFLDFSDPGVLEVFIDEAQVSLREQSLANGGLLPGRDLASTFSSLRPNDLVWNYVQSNYLKGNEPPAFDLLYWNADSTGLPGPMFCWYLRNTYLENSLKVPGKLTVAGEKVDLSSIDAPVFIYGSREDHIVPWPAAYASTFLLNPKKAKANRFILGASGHIAGVINPASKKKRNYWSNDTARPARAKPLSADDWFSGATEHAGSWWPEWAQFLAQHGGSDVKAPAKPGNRKHKAIEPAPGRYVTVRAD from the coding sequence ATGAATATGCCCGATCCTCAAGTGATGGCCAACGCGTGGATAGCGCAGATGAGCAATCCCGAGCAGTGGAAAACCTGGTTCAACATGGCGCCGCAGGCGCCGTCGAATCCGATCGCGGCGGTGCTGCAAGACACCGGCGCCAGCATCAAGCCTGAAGTCATCGACCGCCTGAAAGACGATTACCTGGCCAAGCTGGGCATCTTGTGGGCGCAATTCATGGCGGGCCAGATTCCGCCGCTGAACGACCGCCGCTTCGCCGCGCCGGCCTGGCGCGACAGCCCGTTGTCGGCATTCAATGCCGCATCATACCTGCTCAACGCCGAATTTCTCAACGCCCTGGCCAATGCGGTCGACGCGACCGCGCACCAAAAGCAGAAAATCCGCTTCGCCGTGCAACAAATCGTCGATGCGATGTCGCCGGCCAATTTCCTGGCGACCAATCCGGAAGCGCAGCAAAAAGTTATCGAAAGCAAGGGTGAAAGCCTGACCAAGGGCTTGAGCAATATGTTGGCCGACATGCAGAAGGGCCGCATTTCGCAATCCGATGAAACGGCCTTCGAAGTGGGCCGCAATGTCGCCACCACGCCCGGTACGGTGGTGTTTGAAAATGCGCTGTTCCAGCTGATCCAGTACACCCCGGCCACGCCGAAGGTGCACCAGCGGCCGCTGTTGATGGTGCCGCCGTGCATCAACAAGTTTTACATCCTCGACTTGCAGCCCGAAAACTCGCTGGTGCGTTACGCGGTGGAGCAGGGCAATACCGTGTTCCTGATGTCGTGGCGCAATCCCGACCAGAGCATGCAGCACACCACGTGGGACGATTACATCGAACAAGGCGTGATCCAGGCGATCCAGGTGGCCCAGGATATTTCCGGACAAGATAAACTGAACATGTTCGGCTTTTGCGTCGGCGGCACGCTGATCGCCACCGCGCTGGCGGTGCTGAAGGCGCGCGGCGAGAATCCCGCGTCCAGCCTGACCTTGCTGACCACCTTCCTCGATTTTTCCGATCCCGGCGTGCTGGAAGTGTTCATCGATGAAGCCCAGGTCAGCCTGCGCGAACAATCGCTGGCCAACGGCGGCTTGTTGCCCGGGCGCGATCTGGCCAGCACTTTTTCCAGCCTGCGGCCGAACGACCTGGTCTGGAATTACGTGCAATCGAATTATTTGAAGGGCAATGAGCCGCCGGCGTTCGATTTGCTGTACTGGAATGCCGACAGCACCGGCTTGCCCGGCCCGATGTTTTGCTGGTACCTGCGCAACACTTACCTGGAAAACAGCCTGAAGGTGCCGGGCAAGCTGACCGTGGCCGGCGAAAAAGTCGATTTGTCGAGCATCGACGCGCCGGTTTTCATCTACGGTTCGCGCGAAGACCATATCGTGCCGTGGCCGGCTGCGTATGCATCGACCTTCTTGCTGAATCCAAAGAAGGCCAAGGCCAACCGCTTCATCCTCGGCGCTTCCGGCCATATCGCCGGCGTGATCAACCCGGCGTCCAAGAAAAAGCGCAATTACTGGAGCAACGATACGGCCCGGCCAGCCCGCGCCAAGCCGCTCAGCGCCGACGACTGGTTCAGCGGCGCCACCGAACACGCCGGCAGCTGGTGGCCGGAATGGGCGCAATTCCTGGCGCAGCATGGCGGCAGCGATGTCAAGGCGCCAGCCAAGCCGGGCAACAGGAAGCACAAGGCGATCGAACCGGCGCCGGGCAGATATGTTACAGTCAGGGCTGATTGA